From Salvelinus sp. IW2-2015 linkage group LG33, ASM291031v2, whole genome shotgun sequence, one genomic window encodes:
- the LOC111957871 gene encoding serine/threonine-protein kinase A-Raf isoform X2 has translation MSSNSSSCSSSGETSPEDVPRGGGTIRVYLPNKQRTVVNVRPGQTVYDSLDKALKVRGLSQDCCAVFRLLEGRKRLTDWNTDITPLVGEELLVDVLDDVPLAMHNFVRKTFFKLAYCDFCHKFLFNGFRCQTCGYKFHQHCSSKVPTVCVDMDTMTKRHGLLSPTSAFLFPPPVGDGPSLQRHRSTSTPNVHMVSTVGPAGVSIIEEALKIQNNTMGPEPSSKPSTSPPSLDSPGRRPPKSPSEHKERKPSSSDDKKKVHRGGYRDSSYYWEVHSREVTMQKRIGAGSFGTVFKGKWHGDVAIKILKVTEPTPEQLQAFKNEMQVLRKTRHVNILLFMGFMTKPNFAIITQWCEGSSLYRHLHVSETKFETMRRIDVARQTAQGMDYLHAKNIIHRDLKSNNIFLHEGWTVKIGDFGLATVKSRWSGSEQVEQPSGSILWMAPEVIRMQDTNPYTFQSDVYGYGVVLFELMSGTLPYSQINNRDQILFMVGRGYLSPDLSLLSSSSPKSMKRLIIDCLKFKRDERPLFPQIMLGIEQVQDLLPKIERSASEPSLHRAVHAEELNPLLFNTTRLMPI, from the exons ATgtcctccaactcctcctcttgctcctcctctGGWGAGACCAGTCCAGAGGACGTGCCCCGAGGTGGCGGCACCATCCGCGTCTACCTCCCCAATAAACAGAGGACTGTG GTGAATGTTCGCCCTGGCCAGACCGTTTATGACAGTTTGGATAAAGCCCTTAAAGTGAGGGGCCTGAGCCAGGACTGTTGCGCAGTGTTTCGACTCCTAGAGGG TCGCAAGAGACTAACTGATTGGAACACTGACATCACCCCGCTGGTAGGAGAAGAGCTGCTTGTAGATGTGTTGGATGATGTCCCTCTCGCCATGCATAACTTT GTACGGAAAACCTTCTTCAAGTTGGCCTATTGTGACTTCTGCCACAAGTTTCTGTTCAACGGCTTCAGATGTCAGACATGTGGCTACAAGTTTCACCAGCACTGCAGCAGCAAAGttcccactgtgtgtgtggacatggaCACTATGACAAAACG GCATGGACTTCTGTCCCCGACCTCTGCCTTCCTGTTCCCCCCGCCAGTTGGAGATGGACCATCCCTACAGAGGCATCGGTCCACCTCCACCCCCAACGTCCACATGGTCAGCACAGTGGGCCCTGCCGGAGTCAGCATCATAGAG GAGGcgttaaaaatacaaaacaatacaatgg GTCCTGAACCCTCATCCAAACCCTCCACCAGCCCGCCCTCCCTGGACTCCCCTGGCAGGAGACCCCCTAAATCCCCCTCAGAGCACAAAGAGCGCAAGCCCTCCTCATCTGACGACAAAAAGAAAGTG CACCGTGGCGGTTATAGAGACTCAAGTTACTACTGGGAGGTCCACTCTCGAGAAGTCACCATGCAGAAAAGGATAGGTGCAGGGTCCTTTGGGACTGTCTTCAAGGGAAAGTGGCACGGAGATGTGGCCATCAAGATCCTCAAAGTGACAGAGCCAACACCTGAGCAGCTGCAGGCTTTTAAAAATGAAATGCAAGTCCTAAG AAAGACACGCCACGTCAACATTCTGCTGTTTATGGGCTTTATGACTAAGCCTAACtttgccatcatcacacagtggTGTGAGGGCAGCAGCCTGTACCGTCATCTGCACGTCTCCGAGACCAAGTTTGAAACCATGCGCCGCATCGACGTTGCCAGGCAGACAGCACAGGGCATGGA ttATCTTCATGCCAAGAATATAATTCATCGAGACCTGAAATCAAACA ACATCTTCCTCCATGAGGGCTGGACTGTGAAGATCGGGGACTTTGGGCTGGCCACAGTGAAGTCTCGATGGAGTGGCTCCGAGCAGGTAGAACAGCCTAGCGGTTCCATTCTGTGGATG GCTCCTGAGGTGATCCGGATGCAGGACACCAACCCTTATACGTTTCAGTCAGACGTGTATGGCTACGGGGTGGTTCTGTTTGAGCTGATGTCAGGGACTCTGCCTTATTCCCAGATCAACAACAGAGACCAG ATACTCTTTATGGTTGGGCGCGGCTACTTGTCTCCAGACCTCAGTTTGCTGTCCAGTAGCTCACCCAAATCAATGAAGAGGCTCATCATTGACTGCCTGAAGTTCAAACGTGATGAGAGGCCCCTCTTTCCACAG ATCATGTTAGGCATTGAGCAGGTCCAGGACCTGTTACCAAAAATCGAGCGGAGTGCCTCGGAGCCCTCCCTCCACAGGGCTGTGCATGCAGAGGAACTGAACCCACTCCTGTTCAACACCACTCGGCTGATGCCCATTTGA
- the LOC111957871 gene encoding serine/threonine-protein kinase A-Raf isoform X1 has protein sequence MSSNSSSCSSSGETSPEDVPRGGGTIRVYLPNKQRTVVNVRPGQTVYDSLDKALKVRGLSQDCCAVFRLLEGRKRLTDWNTDITPLVGEELLVDVLDDVPLAMHNFVRKTFFKLAYCDFCHKFLFNGFRCQTCGYKFHQHCSSKVPTVCVDMDTMTKRFTPNPCTDEYPQISILLPDNSISQSDIALTPDSSGHGLLSPTSAFLFPPPVGDGPSLQRHRSTSTPNVHMVSTVGPAGVSIIEEALKIQNNTMGPEPSSKPSTSPPSLDSPGRRPPKSPSEHKERKPSSSDDKKKVHRGGYRDSSYYWEVHSREVTMQKRIGAGSFGTVFKGKWHGDVAIKILKVTEPTPEQLQAFKNEMQVLRKTRHVNILLFMGFMTKPNFAIITQWCEGSSLYRHLHVSETKFETMRRIDVARQTAQGMDYLHAKNIIHRDLKSNNIFLHEGWTVKIGDFGLATVKSRWSGSEQVEQPSGSILWMAPEVIRMQDTNPYTFQSDVYGYGVVLFELMSGTLPYSQINNRDQILFMVGRGYLSPDLSLLSSSSPKSMKRLIIDCLKFKRDERPLFPQIMLGIEQVQDLLPKIERSASEPSLHRAVHAEELNPLLFNTTRLMPI, from the exons ATgtcctccaactcctcctcttgctcctcctctGGWGAGACCAGTCCAGAGGACGTGCCCCGAGGTGGCGGCACCATCCGCGTCTACCTCCCCAATAAACAGAGGACTGTG GTGAATGTTCGCCCTGGCCAGACCGTTTATGACAGTTTGGATAAAGCCCTTAAAGTGAGGGGCCTGAGCCAGGACTGTTGCGCAGTGTTTCGACTCCTAGAGGG TCGCAAGAGACTAACTGATTGGAACACTGACATCACCCCGCTGGTAGGAGAAGAGCTGCTTGTAGATGTGTTGGATGATGTCCCTCTCGCCATGCATAACTTT GTACGGAAAACCTTCTTCAAGTTGGCCTATTGTGACTTCTGCCACAAGTTTCTGTTCAACGGCTTCAGATGTCAGACATGTGGCTACAAGTTTCACCAGCACTGCAGCAGCAAAGttcccactgtgtgtgtggacatggaCACTATGACAAAACG GTTCACACCTAATCCCTGCACAGATGAGTACCCTCAGATATCCATACTGTTGCCAGACAACTCCATATCCCAGAGCGACATAGCCTTAACCCCAGATTCTTCTGG GCATGGACTTCTGTCCCCGACCTCTGCCTTCCTGTTCCCCCCGCCAGTTGGAGATGGACCATCCCTACAGAGGCATCGGTCCACCTCCACCCCCAACGTCCACATGGTCAGCACAGTGGGCCCTGCCGGAGTCAGCATCATAGAG GAGGcgttaaaaatacaaaacaatacaatgg GTCCTGAACCCTCATCCAAACCCTCCACCAGCCCGCCCTCCCTGGACTCCCCTGGCAGGAGACCCCCTAAATCCCCCTCAGAGCACAAAGAGCGCAAGCCCTCCTCATCTGACGACAAAAAGAAAGTG CACCGTGGCGGTTATAGAGACTCAAGTTACTACTGGGAGGTCCACTCTCGAGAAGTCACCATGCAGAAAAGGATAGGTGCAGGGTCCTTTGGGACTGTCTTCAAGGGAAAGTGGCACGGAGATGTGGCCATCAAGATCCTCAAAGTGACAGAGCCAACACCTGAGCAGCTGCAGGCTTTTAAAAATGAAATGCAAGTCCTAAG AAAGACACGCCACGTCAACATTCTGCTGTTTATGGGCTTTATGACTAAGCCTAACtttgccatcatcacacagtggTGTGAGGGCAGCAGCCTGTACCGTCATCTGCACGTCTCCGAGACCAAGTTTGAAACCATGCGCCGCATCGACGTTGCCAGGCAGACAGCACAGGGCATGGA ttATCTTCATGCCAAGAATATAATTCATCGAGACCTGAAATCAAACA ACATCTTCCTCCATGAGGGCTGGACTGTGAAGATCGGGGACTTTGGGCTGGCCACAGTGAAGTCTCGATGGAGTGGCTCCGAGCAGGTAGAACAGCCTAGCGGTTCCATTCTGTGGATG GCTCCTGAGGTGATCCGGATGCAGGACACCAACCCTTATACGTTTCAGTCAGACGTGTATGGCTACGGGGTGGTTCTGTTTGAGCTGATGTCAGGGACTCTGCCTTATTCCCAGATCAACAACAGAGACCAG ATACTCTTTATGGTTGGGCGCGGCTACTTGTCTCCAGACCTCAGTTTGCTGTCCAGTAGCTCACCCAAATCAATGAAGAGGCTCATCATTGACTGCCTGAAGTTCAAACGTGATGAGAGGCCCCTCTTTCCACAG ATCATGTTAGGCATTGAGCAGGTCCAGGACCTGTTACCAAAAATCGAGCGGAGTGCCTCGGAGCCCTCCCTCCACAGGGCTGTGCATGCAGAGGAACTGAACCCACTCCTGTTCAACACCACTCGGCTGATGCCCATTTGA
- the LOC111957873 gene encoding U3 small nucleolar ribonucleoprotein protein IMP4 isoform X1: MLRRETRLRREYLYRKAQEDRVRTIEEKKQKLKSALDDNRLIPTEVRRDAVQLQKLLEYDDEGAEGVSSHMDDEYKWAGVEDPKVMVTTSRDPSSRLKMFVKEVKLIFPGAQRMNRGGHEINALVQACKANNVTDLVIVHETRGQPDGLVVCHLPFGPTAYFTLYNVVMRHDVPDIETMSEAYPHLIFHNFSSRLGQRVSNILKYLFPVPKEDSRRVITFANQEDFISFRHHTYKKTDHKNIELSEVGPRFEIKLYMIKLGTLENEATADVEWRHHSYTHTAKKRKFLSVE; this comes from the exons ATG CTTCGCCGAGAGACGAGACTGAGACGGGAGTATCTGTATAGGAAGGCCCAGGAGGACAGAGTGCGGACGATTGAGGAGAAGAAACAGAAGCTGAAATCTGCTCTTGATG acaATCGTCTCATCCCTACGGAGGTTCGCAGAGACGCAGTACAGTTACAGAAATTGCTGGAGTATGACGATGAGGGAGCGGAAG GTGTCAGTTCTCACATGGATGATGAGTATAAATGGGCTGGAGTGGAGGATCCAAAGGTCATGGTCACAACGTCAAGAGACCCCAGCTCTCGACTCAAGATGTTTGTCAAA GAGGTGAAGCTGATCTTTCCAGGCGCTCAGCGTATGAACAGGGGAGGTCATGAGATCAATGCTCTGGTACAAGCCTGTAAAGCCAACAATGTTACAGACCTGGTCATTGTTCATGAAACCAGAGGACAGCCAG ATGGGCTGGTGGTGTGCCACCTACCTTTTGGACCAACTGCATACTTCACCCTTTACAATGTGGTAATGAGACATGATGTGCCAGACATTGAAACCATGTCTGAGGCCTACCCCCACCTMATCTTTCACAACTTCTCCTCACGACTTGGCCAGAGG GTTTCCAATATCCTCAAGTATTTGTTCCCAGTGCCTAAAGAGGACAGTAGACGAGTTATCACATTTGCCAACCAGGAGGATTTTATATCTTTCAG ACATCACACTTACAAGAAAACGGACCACAAGAACATTGAGTTGTCAGAAGTTGGGCCCAGATTTGAAATTAAAT TGTACATGATCAAGCTTGGTACCCTGGAGAATGAGGCTACAGCGGACGTTGAATGGCGCCACcactcgtacacacacactgccaaaaAGAGGAAGTTTCTCAGCGTGGAGTAG
- the LOC111957873 gene encoding U3 small nucleolar ribonucleoprotein protein IMP4 isoform X2 translates to MLRRETRLRREYLYRKAQEDRVRTIEEKKQKLKSALDDNRLIPTEVRRDAVQLQKLLEYDDEGAEGVSSHMDDEYKWAGVEDPKVMVTTSRDPSSRLKMFVKEVKLIFPGAQRMNRGGHEINALVQACKANNVTDLVIVHETRGQPDGLVVCHLPFGPTAYFTLYNVVMRHDVPDIETMSEAYPHLIFHNFSSRLGQRCLKRTVDELSHLPTRRILYLSDITLTRKRTTRTLSCQKLGPDLKLNCT, encoded by the exons ATG CTTCGCCGAGAGACGAGACTGAGACGGGAGTATCTGTATAGGAAGGCCCAGGAGGACAGAGTGCGGACGATTGAGGAGAAGAAACAGAAGCTGAAATCTGCTCTTGATG acaATCGTCTCATCCCTACGGAGGTTCGCAGAGACGCAGTACAGTTACAGAAATTGCTGGAGTATGACGATGAGGGAGCGGAAG GTGTCAGTTCTCACATGGATGATGAGTATAAATGGGCTGGAGTGGAGGATCCAAAGGTCATGGTCACAACGTCAAGAGACCCCAGCTCTCGACTCAAGATGTTTGTCAAA GAGGTGAAGCTGATCTTTCCAGGCGCTCAGCGTATGAACAGGGGAGGTCATGAGATCAATGCTCTGGTACAAGCCTGTAAAGCCAACAATGTTACAGACCTGGTCATTGTTCATGAAACCAGAGGACAGCCAG ATGGGCTGGTGGTGTGCCACCTACCTTTTGGACCAACTGCATACTTCACCCTTTACAATGTGGTAATGAGACATGATGTGCCAGACATTGAAACCATGTCTGAGGCCTACCCCCACCTMATCTTTCACAACTTCTCCTCACGACTTGGCCAGAGG TGCCTAAAGAGGACAGTAGACGAGTTATCACATTTGCCAACCAGGAGGATTTTATATCTTTCAG ACATCACACTTACAAGAAAACGGACCACAAGAACATTGAGTTGTCAGAAGTTGGGCCCAGATTTGAAATTAAAT TGTACATGA